Proteins from a single region of Hydra vulgaris chromosome 12, alternate assembly HydraT2T_AEP:
- the LOC136088177 gene encoding deoxyuridine 5'-triphosphate nucleotidohydrolase-like, with the protein MTDIEMYFEENTSLPLLPLINDLFDRPLLRKSRKSLTNTLIGLEHVLNKHNSLDFVQRTKIIDEKGWSCYATEGCAGFDLRSTERKTLYPHQRVLVSTGVKIAKMDYNIQGQITSKSGIALKNRVIELNLRRIIDPDYKDEIKVILYNTSNKVYFTKEGQAIA; encoded by the exons atgacagATATTGAAATGT ATTTTGAAGAAAACACTTCATTACCATTACTACCGTTAATAAACGATTTATTTGACAGACCTTTGTTAAGGAAGAGTAGAAAAAGTTTGACGAATACGTTAATTGGTTTGGAACATGTActgaat aaGCATAACAGTTTAGATTTTGTTCAAAGGACTAaaataatagatgaaaaaggTTGGAGCTGTTATGCTACTGAAGGATGTGCAGGATTTGATTTGCGAAGTACAGAGAGGAAAACACTGTATCCACATCAACGTGTTTTAGTATCTACAGGcgtaaaaattgctaaaatggATTATAATATTCAAGGTCAAATCACCTCGAAATCTGGTATAGCACTGAAAAATAGAGTTATTGAATTGAATTTGCGTAGAATTATAGATCCTGATTACAAAGACgaaattaaagttattctttaCAACACATcgaataaagtttattttactaaagAAGGACAAGCTATTGCTTAA